One part of the Sorangiineae bacterium MSr11954 genome encodes these proteins:
- a CDS encoding AraC family transcriptional regulator — translation MWRPLGFAGIEALEADYVRQDFSPHRHEGYLVGVIERGVHAVRCRGVRWYASEGTVCTLDPGEVHHGGAAVRDGWRQRILYVEPEIVRDVLEDALDRPVDDLHFEQCFRADRRAAAALSRLHRALGSRDEALEVQTVFHAVMGRVLTRYGRLVEAPSPPPSPPDVRLSRAREFVHEHACERIELADIARAADLRRRQLIDGFVRAFGLPPHRYQRQVRIDRARRLLASGMAPSQVAHETGFTDQSHFIRHFRAVLGVTPARYHGVES, via the coding sequence ATGTGGCGTCCTCTGGGATTCGCGGGCATCGAGGCGCTCGAGGCCGACTACGTTCGGCAGGATTTTTCACCGCATCGGCACGAAGGTTACCTCGTTGGGGTGATCGAGCGCGGCGTGCACGCCGTGCGCTGCCGTGGCGTTCGGTGGTACGCGTCCGAGGGCACCGTGTGCACCTTGGATCCCGGCGAGGTGCACCACGGGGGCGCGGCGGTTCGCGATGGATGGCGGCAGCGGATTCTCTATGTGGAGCCGGAGATCGTGCGCGATGTGCTGGAGGATGCGCTCGATCGGCCCGTGGACGATCTTCACTTCGAGCAGTGCTTTCGGGCCGATCGGCGGGCGGCCGCCGCGTTGTCGCGCTTGCATCGGGCGCTGGGATCGCGGGACGAGGCGCTGGAGGTCCAGACCGTGTTCCACGCGGTGATGGGGCGCGTGCTCACCCGCTACGGCCGGCTGGTGGAGGCGCCTTCGCCGCCACCGTCGCCGCCCGACGTGCGCCTGTCGCGGGCGCGCGAGTTCGTCCATGAACACGCCTGCGAACGGATCGAGCTGGCCGATATCGCCCGCGCGGCCGATCTGCGGCGGCGGCAATTGATCGATGGGTTCGTTCGGGCGTTTGGATTGCCTCCCCATCGGTACCAACGACAGGTCCGCATCGATCGCGCGCGAAGGCTCCTGGCGTCGGGGATGGCGCCTTCGCAGGTCGCGCACGAAACGGGATTTACCGACCAGAGTCATTTCATTCGCCATTTCCGCGCGGTCCTCGGGGTGACGCCCGCGCGGTACCATGGGGTGGAGAGCTAG
- a CDS encoding serine/threonine dehydratase: MIDRAHIHQVAETLAPFVRRTPAIALPPGTFGLPCSLVIKLESLQHAGSFKARGAFAKLLASEVPPAGVAAASGGNHGIAVAHAARVRGVPAEIFVHANTAPAKRARLAALGAKVHVCGTSYAEAEAACRQHVERAGASFVPAFDDPTVVAGQGTLARELEQQAKLDTLLLSVGGGGLLAGCAAWYRGEVRIIGVETTGTASLHRALAAGQPVDVDVGGLAADALGAKRIGALPFQIAKELVHDSLLIDDDSLRRAQHALWTELRVGSEPAAAAGLAALLTGVYRPAAEERVGIVVCGANVDPASLSQVAVA; the protein is encoded by the coding sequence ATGATCGACCGTGCACACATCCACCAGGTGGCTGAAACCCTTGCACCCTTCGTGCGGCGTACGCCTGCCATCGCGCTGCCGCCGGGGACGTTCGGCCTACCTTGTTCACTCGTCATCAAGCTCGAATCGCTTCAACATGCGGGGAGCTTCAAGGCGCGCGGGGCCTTTGCCAAGCTCTTGGCGTCGGAGGTGCCACCGGCGGGCGTTGCGGCCGCGTCGGGTGGGAACCATGGGATTGCCGTGGCGCATGCTGCGCGCGTACGGGGCGTGCCGGCCGAAATCTTCGTCCATGCCAACACGGCGCCGGCCAAGCGCGCGCGGCTCGCAGCCCTCGGCGCAAAGGTGCACGTGTGTGGAACGAGCTACGCGGAGGCGGAAGCTGCGTGCCGCCAGCACGTGGAACGAGCGGGCGCGTCGTTCGTTCCCGCCTTCGACGATCCAACGGTCGTCGCCGGGCAAGGGACCTTGGCGCGCGAGCTCGAGCAGCAGGCGAAGCTCGATACGCTGCTGCTCTCCGTCGGGGGCGGCGGGCTCCTCGCGGGGTGCGCCGCGTGGTATCGAGGGGAGGTGCGGATCATCGGGGTCGAGACCACCGGGACCGCGTCGCTGCATCGCGCGCTCGCGGCGGGTCAGCCGGTCGACGTCGACGTGGGCGGCCTGGCGGCCGATGCGCTCGGCGCCAAGCGCATCGGGGCCCTCCCGTTTCAAATCGCGAAGGAGCTCGTGCACGATTCACTGTTGATCGACGATGACTCGCTCCGGCGTGCGCAACATGCGCTCTGGACGGAGCTTCGCGTCGGGTCGGAGCCCGCGGCGGCGGCCGGGCTCGCGGCGTTGCTTACGGGGGTGTATCGGCCTGCCGCCGAGGAGCGCGTGGGCATCGTCGTGTGTGGGGCCAATGTCGACCCTGCGAGCTTGAGTCAAGTGGCGGTGGCGTAA
- a CDS encoding OmpA family protein: MAAERPAGGAAERAPEGAAEGAPAASNADAPLTKIEGLSDGGMAARHPERRVHLRLAPSFEMDTTFNSVRAALTPIACWRLDSARFGFDSSFIHPDAREELGALAALCAELEGAPLSIFGHADSTNTDDYNEHLSGRRAEAAYALLTRRKDIWEHLYTSPYGGDDWKHHHVTDEMLRALGYEAPSRAEIERFQSEHGCPIDGDIGPETRGALFGAYMDFLCTAEEGGEPFRREASQFLGQGSSPDGKGDYQGCSDFNPAIVFSSEEEQRFKRAENKQKRDNANAPSRRVVAYLFRPGTVITVDRWPCPSTKEGAAACKKRFWSDAEARRKPGAERRTFPQHRDTFACRFYHGLAMRSPCERLAGCNRVVFRLQDHWGYPMVGQPCLLIVEGAYRETISKADGLVDTTMPDGPYKVAIAEDRFAYFGEGYTAYQNDPVEEMKTAPEPCAHAFAHTRDARFQSAPLDQLLAELERLEKNHG; encoded by the coding sequence ATGGCTGCTGAACGCCCCGCTGGAGGTGCCGCGGAACGCGCCCCTGAAGGCGCTGCGGAAGGCGCGCCCGCCGCGTCCAACGCGGACGCACCGCTCACCAAGATCGAGGGACTGTCGGATGGCGGCATGGCCGCGCGGCACCCGGAGCGCCGGGTGCACCTTCGGCTGGCGCCATCGTTCGAGATGGACACCACGTTCAACAGCGTGCGCGCGGCGCTCACGCCCATCGCATGCTGGCGCCTGGACAGCGCGCGCTTCGGGTTCGATTCGTCGTTCATCCATCCGGACGCGCGCGAGGAGCTGGGCGCGTTGGCCGCGTTGTGCGCCGAGCTGGAAGGCGCGCCGCTCTCCATCTTCGGCCACGCCGATTCGACGAACACCGACGACTACAACGAGCATTTGAGCGGCCGGCGCGCGGAGGCCGCGTACGCGCTGCTCACCCGGCGCAAGGACATCTGGGAACATCTCTATACGTCCCCGTACGGCGGCGACGATTGGAAACACCACCACGTGACGGACGAGATGCTGCGCGCGCTGGGCTACGAAGCGCCGAGTCGGGCCGAGATCGAGCGTTTTCAGTCCGAGCATGGGTGCCCGATCGACGGGGACATCGGCCCCGAAACGCGCGGCGCGCTGTTCGGCGCGTACATGGATTTCCTTTGCACGGCCGAGGAGGGGGGAGAGCCCTTTCGACGCGAGGCATCGCAGTTCTTGGGGCAGGGAAGTAGCCCCGACGGCAAGGGCGATTACCAAGGATGCAGCGACTTCAACCCCGCCATCGTCTTTTCGAGCGAGGAGGAGCAGCGCTTCAAACGGGCCGAAAACAAGCAAAAGCGGGATAACGCCAACGCGCCGAGCCGGCGGGTGGTGGCCTACCTCTTTCGTCCTGGCACGGTGATCACGGTGGATCGATGGCCGTGTCCCAGCACTAAGGAGGGCGCGGCGGCCTGCAAAAAGCGCTTTTGGTCCGACGCGGAGGCGCGCCGGAAGCCGGGCGCCGAGCGCCGCACGTTTCCCCAGCACCGCGACACCTTTGCGTGCCGCTTCTACCATGGCTTGGCCATGCGCTCGCCGTGCGAGCGGCTCGCGGGATGCAACCGCGTGGTGTTCCGGCTGCAGGATCATTGGGGTTACCCGATGGTGGGCCAGCCGTGTTTGCTCATCGTGGAGGGGGCGTACCGCGAAACGATCTCCAAGGCCGACGGCTTGGTCGACACCACCATGCCGGATGGCCCTTACAAGGTGGCCATCGCCGAGGACCGCTTTGCCTACTTCGGCGAAGGCTACACGGCGTACCAGAACGATCCCGTCGAGGAGATGAAGACGGCGCCCGAGCCCTGCGCGCACGCCTTCGCCCACACGCGCGACGCGCGCTTTCAATCCGCACCGCTCGATCAGCTGCTGGCCGAGCTCGAGCGCCTGGAGAAGAACCATGGGTAA
- the vgrG gene encoding type VI secretion system tip protein VgrG, whose product MNSITSMFESSVDTMAFRLRAGKHDESALVVAGFEANEKLSELFRFDVDAVVDPEALPSLDDTLGRDAEFQILRDDKPLRIVRGMVEQVTPKRSSERQRLITLRIVPKLAELQYTSDSRIFQDLAVHEIVAALVQPHDIELEWRLDRRPKPRPYRVQKDETDYDFFRRILADAGIHFHFLTDDKSTKVVFVNDPRGYTPIEGDAALPFRETAGAVTLDHVGSLARARVLRPGSVVMRDYDFMRSGADLTARAELDGPHDDESAPKRELYLFPGDYIDPADEGKTLAMHRLEEARSGVVTFHGTSSCARLEIGRKFKLEGHPDEGFNQELFLTELRLRGQRAGILADTGRGGTGPGFTATFWATPSAAKLQPVQKKRPYAPPESARVVGPEKGSPFVDTFGRVKVQFFWDRDGKWDEKSSCWLRVMTPAAGGNRGIWFPPRVGDEVIVNYLNGDIDRPFVAGAIYNAQEPQPDALPADSSKSSIKSLTIPGGKGFNAMVFEDLAGKEEIFLHAQKDRRTVVLHNHTETVGANQTQTIGANQTSTVGANRSDTVGANETVHVKGNRTETVDKKESVTVHKGRTHTVSEGDDVLTLPQGHRTVNVQNGNLTHNVRYVDKTEADFVQEHGRFEVSAVGDKKVFLAQEGATYTMEKQQIAIDCPSGSVTLKDKTVTIDAVDEIVLQCGRASISLKKDGTIAITGSKEVTMSSSQSFVTVEPAKATVNGPMTDVVAKAITKIVGALVKIN is encoded by the coding sequence ATGAACAGCATCACGTCGATGTTCGAGTCGTCGGTCGACACGATGGCCTTTCGTTTGCGCGCTGGAAAGCACGACGAGTCGGCGCTCGTCGTGGCCGGATTCGAGGCGAATGAGAAGCTCTCGGAGCTCTTTCGGTTCGATGTCGACGCGGTGGTCGATCCGGAGGCCCTCCCCAGCCTCGATGACACCCTGGGACGCGACGCCGAGTTTCAAATTTTGCGCGACGACAAGCCGCTGCGCATCGTGCGCGGCATGGTGGAGCAGGTCACCCCGAAAAGGTCGAGCGAGCGACAGCGCTTGATCACGCTCCGCATCGTTCCCAAGCTGGCGGAGCTCCAGTACACATCGGATTCGCGGATCTTTCAGGATTTGGCGGTTCACGAGATCGTGGCCGCGTTGGTCCAGCCGCACGACATCGAGCTCGAATGGAGGCTGGACCGGCGCCCCAAACCCCGGCCTTACCGCGTTCAGAAGGACGAGACCGATTATGACTTTTTTCGCCGCATCCTCGCGGACGCAGGGATCCATTTCCACTTTCTGACCGACGACAAATCGACCAAAGTGGTCTTCGTCAACGATCCGCGCGGCTATACGCCCATCGAAGGCGATGCCGCGCTCCCGTTCCGCGAAACCGCGGGGGCCGTCACCCTGGATCACGTCGGGAGCCTGGCGCGCGCGCGTGTTCTCCGTCCTGGCTCGGTGGTCATGCGGGACTACGACTTCATGCGCTCGGGCGCCGATCTCACGGCCCGCGCGGAGCTCGATGGCCCCCACGACGACGAGAGCGCCCCCAAGCGCGAGCTGTATCTCTTTCCAGGCGATTACATCGATCCGGCCGACGAGGGAAAAACGCTGGCCATGCACCGGCTGGAGGAGGCGCGCTCGGGGGTCGTGACCTTTCATGGCACCAGCTCGTGCGCGCGGCTGGAGATCGGTCGAAAATTCAAGCTCGAAGGACACCCCGACGAGGGCTTCAACCAGGAGCTGTTCCTCACGGAGCTCCGGCTCCGCGGCCAACGCGCCGGCATCCTCGCCGACACGGGGCGGGGTGGCACCGGCCCGGGCTTTACGGCTACCTTTTGGGCGACCCCCAGCGCCGCCAAGCTGCAGCCCGTGCAGAAGAAGCGCCCTTACGCGCCGCCCGAGTCGGCGCGCGTGGTCGGCCCCGAAAAAGGGAGCCCGTTCGTCGACACCTTCGGCCGGGTGAAGGTGCAGTTCTTTTGGGATCGCGATGGGAAATGGGACGAGAAGAGCTCCTGCTGGCTGCGGGTCATGACCCCCGCCGCGGGCGGCAATCGAGGCATCTGGTTTCCGCCGCGCGTGGGGGACGAGGTCATCGTCAATTATCTCAACGGCGACATCGATCGGCCCTTCGTGGCCGGCGCCATTTACAACGCGCAGGAGCCGCAACCCGACGCCCTGCCCGCCGATTCGTCCAAGAGCTCCATCAAGTCGTTGACGATCCCGGGCGGCAAAGGGTTCAACGCCATGGTCTTCGAAGATCTGGCCGGCAAAGAAGAGATCTTCCTCCATGCGCAAAAGGATCGGCGCACGGTGGTGCTCCACAACCACACCGAAACGGTCGGCGCCAACCAGACACAAACGATCGGCGCCAACCAAACGTCGACCGTGGGGGCCAATCGCTCGGACACCGTGGGCGCCAACGAAACGGTGCATGTAAAAGGCAACCGCACGGAGACGGTGGACAAGAAGGAGTCGGTCACCGTTCACAAAGGGCGCACGCACACCGTGTCCGAGGGCGACGATGTGCTCACCTTGCCCCAAGGGCATCGCACGGTGAACGTGCAGAACGGGAACCTCACCCACAACGTGAGGTACGTGGACAAGACCGAGGCCGACTTCGTCCAGGAGCACGGGCGCTTCGAGGTCTCGGCCGTGGGCGATAAGAAGGTCTTCCTCGCGCAAGAAGGCGCCACCTATACGATGGAAAAGCAGCAAATCGCCATCGATTGCCCCTCGGGCTCCGTCACCCTCAAGGACAAGACGGTCACCATCGACGCCGTCGACGAGATCGTCCTGCAGTGCGGCCGCGCGTCCATTTCGCTGAAGAAGGATGGGACCATCGCCATCACCGGCAGCAAGGAGGTCACCATGTCGTCGTCCCAGAGCTTCGTCACCGTCGAGCCGGCGAAGGCCACGGTGAATGGGCCGATGACGGACGTGGTGGCCAAGGCCATCACCAAGATCGTCGGCGCGCTCGTCAAGATCAACTGA
- a CDS encoding tetratricopeptide repeat protein, translating into MHTLDELLDRLRAFVTEQDTKVLLVVEVNDASNGLVVKSLDILDEEADDMFWLFVDDFTNAWEFADRVVYRVHERRELANAALAKENEPAWPPLPREALDRSFAPTVRIRAAMAYARDLSPNLDEVRLVCAFFPARIAGDPASYRALVLELMAHEFPDPWCHHMRILVRDDAARPALRDAPGLVRGTDSYAPLLAPPDLEAAVEAQAADPTAPIEVRMQSLLTLAGIDYAHQRYPQALDKYKLAGSYYRATGRHALYALTLNGMGEVMARAQQPEAARRYFESALTPALHRLGQEDDPAHADAVPVLLNINLNLGNLYFNWQRWADAGAYYEVAKGIAHGMVLAPVKIMCLENIGVCHYALGRHLEAVKAWEEGVVLARGIEAEEQLRSLLARQREAYHTLHLADRRDAVIHELRQLDARSAQARGA; encoded by the coding sequence ATGCACACCCTCGACGAGCTCCTCGACCGGCTGCGCGCCTTCGTCACCGAGCAGGACACGAAGGTTCTGTTGGTGGTCGAGGTCAACGACGCCTCCAATGGGCTCGTCGTCAAATCGCTGGACATCCTCGACGAGGAGGCCGACGACATGTTCTGGCTCTTCGTCGACGATTTCACCAACGCCTGGGAGTTCGCCGATCGCGTGGTCTATCGCGTGCACGAGCGGCGCGAGCTCGCCAACGCGGCGCTCGCCAAGGAGAACGAGCCCGCGTGGCCACCCCTTCCCCGCGAGGCGCTCGATCGCTCGTTTGCCCCCACCGTCCGCATCCGCGCCGCCATGGCCTATGCGCGCGATCTCTCGCCGAACCTGGACGAGGTGCGCCTCGTGTGCGCCTTTTTCCCCGCGCGCATCGCGGGGGATCCGGCGAGCTACCGCGCGCTGGTGCTCGAGCTGATGGCGCACGAGTTCCCCGATCCCTGGTGCCACCATATGCGCATCCTCGTCCGCGACGATGCCGCGCGCCCCGCGCTGCGCGATGCACCGGGCCTGGTGCGCGGGACCGATTCGTATGCGCCGCTTTTGGCCCCGCCCGATCTCGAGGCCGCGGTGGAGGCGCAGGCGGCCGATCCCACGGCCCCCATCGAGGTGCGCATGCAGTCCCTCTTGACCTTGGCCGGCATCGATTATGCGCACCAGCGCTATCCGCAGGCCCTCGACAAATACAAACTGGCCGGCAGCTATTACCGCGCGACCGGCCGCCACGCGCTCTACGCCCTGACCTTGAACGGCATGGGCGAGGTCATGGCCCGCGCTCAGCAGCCCGAGGCCGCGCGGCGGTACTTCGAGTCGGCCCTCACCCCTGCCCTGCACCGCCTGGGGCAAGAGGACGATCCGGCGCACGCCGACGCCGTGCCGGTGCTCCTGAACATCAATTTGAACTTGGGCAACCTGTATTTCAATTGGCAACGCTGGGCCGACGCCGGCGCCTATTACGAAGTGGCCAAGGGCATCGCCCATGGGATGGTCCTCGCCCCCGTGAAGATCATGTGCCTCGAGAACATCGGCGTATGCCACTACGCGCTGGGCCGGCACCTCGAGGCGGTGAAAGCGTGGGAAGAAGGCGTCGTTTTGGCGCGCGGGATCGAGGCCGAGGAGCAGCTGCGAAGCCTCCTGGCGCGCCAGCGCGAGGCGTACCATACCTTGCACCTCGCCGATCGGCGCGACGCCGTCATTCACGAGCTGCGGCAGCTGGACGCGCGCTCGGCGCAGGCGCGGGGGGCGTGA
- a CDS encoding PAAR domain-containing protein gives MSRQSFSDTAMPALRSTVATTIAPFQSHEAKPPPPGEEPPPPPPHNPLRAANDAVGAVQGALGMPIELINTGVAMVANLVPYPSFPAATLGSMYIAPPHAHSHPPSLIPPAPPIPLPSIGAVLLGCTLKCLINYMPAARAGDIGLALTCCGILPMFEIKTGSATVFIGEVRAARMLDIAGACIKAQSGSFRGALKGMMGVGTALAVAGMAADAVDAAQESDAEMKAASAMAVAIDAAAMAADMAAAALSASMGSDPAMPPLPGLLLTGAPNVLIGGIPLPNIPDPVQLLLKKLKGKFGKKKKEKGKTDMPGGCMCREG, from the coding sequence ATGAGCCGGCAATCGTTCTCGGACACGGCGATGCCCGCGCTGCGCTCGACCGTGGCTACGACGATCGCGCCGTTTCAATCCCACGAGGCCAAGCCGCCGCCGCCGGGCGAGGAGCCCCCGCCGCCCCCGCCGCACAACCCACTGCGCGCGGCCAACGATGCCGTGGGGGCGGTCCAGGGTGCGCTGGGCATGCCCATCGAGTTGATCAACACCGGGGTGGCCATGGTGGCGAACCTCGTGCCGTACCCCTCGTTTCCGGCGGCCACCCTGGGGTCGATGTACATCGCGCCGCCGCACGCGCACTCGCATCCACCGAGCCTGATACCGCCGGCGCCGCCCATTCCTTTGCCGAGCATCGGCGCGGTGCTGCTCGGGTGCACGCTCAAATGCCTCATCAATTACATGCCGGCCGCGCGCGCGGGCGACATCGGGCTGGCGCTCACCTGCTGCGGGATTTTGCCCATGTTCGAGATCAAGACCGGTTCGGCCACGGTGTTCATCGGCGAGGTGCGCGCGGCGCGCATGTTGGACATTGCGGGCGCGTGCATCAAGGCGCAGAGCGGCTCCTTTCGGGGCGCGCTCAAGGGCATGATGGGCGTGGGCACCGCGCTGGCCGTCGCGGGCATGGCCGCGGATGCCGTCGACGCCGCGCAAGAGAGCGACGCCGAAATGAAGGCGGCGAGCGCCATGGCCGTGGCCATCGACGCCGCGGCCATGGCCGCCGATATGGCCGCCGCCGCCCTCAGCGCGTCGATGGGCAGCGATCCGGCCATGCCTCCGCTGCCGGGCCTGTTGCTCACGGGCGCACCGAATGTGCTCATCGGCGGCATCCCTTTGCCGAACATCCCCGATCCGGTCCAGCTCCTGCTCAAAAAGCTGAAAGGCAAGTTCGGTAAGAAGAAAAAGGAGAAGGGAAAGACCGATATGCCCGGTGGTTGCATGTGCAGGGAAGGCTGA